From a region of the Cyprinus carpio isolate SPL01 chromosome B21, ASM1834038v1, whole genome shotgun sequence genome:
- the LOC109046011 gene encoding chloride intracellular channel protein 4-like: MAEAAKIELFVKASDDGESVGNCPFCQRLFMILWLKGVNFTLTTVDMKRAPEVLKDLAPGSQPPFLIYNGEVRTDTNKIEEFLEETLAPPQYPKLCCRYKESNTAGDDIFHKFSAYIKNPNPGLNDMLEKKFLKSLMKLDQYLLTPLPHELDQNPDSSQSTRHYLDGNALSLADCNLLPKLNIVKVVCKKYRGFEIPAELKGLTKYLDKAYKEDVFHLTCPKDKEILLAYHSVAKYLNK; encoded by the exons ATGGCTGAAGCAGCAAAGATTGAACTATTTGTCAAG GCAAGCGACGACGGTGAAAGTGTTGGTAACTGCCCATTTTGTCAGCGGCTCTTCATGATACTCTGGCTGAAGGGGGTCAACTTCACCCTCACCACAGTGGACATGAAGAG aGCTCCAGAGGTACTGAAGGACTTGGCTCCTGGTTCTCAGCCCCCTTTTCTCATCTATAATGGAGAGGTCCGTACTGACACCAACAAAATTGAAGAGTTTCTGGAAGAGACCCTTGCTCCCCCACA GTATCCCAAGTTATGCTGCCGCTATAAGGAGTCTAACACAGCAGGAGATGACATCTTTCACAAATTCTCAGCATACATCAAAAATCCCAATCCTGGGCTCAATGACA TGCTGGAGAAGAAATTTCTAAAGAGTTTGATGAAGTTGGATCAATACCTGTTGACTCCTCTTCCTCATGAACTGGACCAGAATCCAGATTCATCCCAATCCACAAGACATTACTTGGATGGAAATGCGCTCTCTCTTGCTGACTGCAACCTGCTTCCAAAACTGAACATTGTCAAG GTGGTGTGCAAGAAGTACCGTGGTTTTGAGATCCCTGCAGAGCTAAAAGGCCTCACAAAGTACTTGGACAAAGCATACAAGGAGGATGTGTTCCACCTCACCTGCCCCAAAGACAAGGAGATTCTGCTTGCCTACCATTCAGTGGCCAAATATCTCAACAAGTAA